The sequence GCCAAAATCCAACACCTTGGTGCAAGGACTCCCATCGGCACGACGCGTGATGAACATATTCGCGGGCTTGATGTCACGATGCACGATTCCAAGGCCGTGCGCCTCCGAAAGCGCCTCGCACGCCTGAATCCCCACCTCACACACTTCGGCAATGTCGAGCGGCGACGCGTCGCGAATCATCCGCTCGAGATCCTGCCCTTCGAGCAATTCCATCACCAAGTACGGGACGCTTTGCGTGTTGGGAATGCTCTGCTCGATCGTACCGAAATCGAGCACCTTCGGAATGTGCTCGCTGTGCAGTTTGCTCGCCGCTCGCGCTTCGTGCATGAACCGTTCGAGGTTCGCTGCATGATCGGCGACCTCGGGAAGCATGAACTTCATCGCAACGCGCCGTTCGAGCCCCAGGTGCGTGGCTTCGACCACGGCCCCCATGCCGCCGGCGCCGAGAATACGCTCGATGCGATACTTGCCGAACAGCACGTCACCGGGATGGATCGGAAGATCGGGGTGCAAAGTCATCGTGGGCCGCGTGCGGATGAACCGGCCCGACCGTATCGAACTTGGCGCCGGATTGCAAAGCAAAGATGATGACGCGTCGCACGGCAGACATGTGAAGCGGTCCACGTTCGTACATCGGGACAGAGTGTGCCTGCATCTTGACATCGTCAAACGTCTGGCGTTTCATGTCGCACCATGCCAAGCGCGCCAGACTCTTCATCCACACCAGACTCGGTGACCTCTACGGAAAGCGCGTTGTTGCGTTTCTCGAACCACGAGCGCTTCCTTCGCGCACTCTTCGACGACGCACCCTATGGCGTTTTCGTGACTCGACCCGATGGTCGCATTGCCGCGTGCAATCGGCACGTCGCCGACATGCTCGGGTACGCGAAGGAGGAGCTCGTCGATCATCATTTCAATGACTTCACCTATCCCGAGGATCGCTCCGTTGGCATCGATGCCCTCCGGGCGCTTCTTGCTGGGCAATTGACGCACGTGATGCTCGAAAAGCGGTACGTACGTCGAAATGGGGACGTCCTCTCGATTCATATCACTATCGGGGTGATTCGCGACGACAACGGAGCGCTCGAGTATTTCATCACGACATTCGACGATGTCACCAAGGAGCGGCAACAAACCCAAGCCTTGCTCGAAAGCGAACAGCGCATCAAAGGGCTTTTGGAGGCCATTCCGTACGCGCTATTTTGTGTGAACTTGGAGGGGTTGTGTGTCTATCACAAGCCGGCGCGAGATCGGGTGCATGACGCGTCCAGGGGTTGCGTAGGCAAAAGGCTCGATGAAATGCTACCGGCCGATGTGACCGAGACCATTCTGGATACGGTCGCGGCCGTATTGTCCAAGAATGAAGCATTCGCCGTGGATTATCAGATTTCGGACGGCGAAAGCATTCGGTATTATGAAGCGCATGTGGCGCCGTACGGAGCGAACGAGGCCATTGTCCTATCGCTCGACGTGACCGATCGAATGGAAGCCGAACGTGATCGGGCCGAGGCGCAAGCGGCGATCATCGAGGGGCAACGCGAAGTATTGCGGCAAATATCGACGCCGCTCATGCCCATTGCCGAAGGTGTCATTGCGATGCCGCTCGTTGGCCCGGTCGATCGGGAACGTGCGCAGCAGATGTTATCCATTCTCATGGATGGCGTGACGTCGCACGCGGCGCGCACGGTCATCATCGACATTGCTGGTGTGCCGAAGGTCGATACGGAGGTCGCCGAGCTCTTGGCGCGCGTCACGCAAGTGGTCAAGCTGCTCGGCGCAGAAGCGCTCTTTGCAGGCGTAAGGCCGGACGTTGCGCGGAACATCATTGCGCTGGGTATCGACTTGACCACCTTTCGGAGCGCAGGCAGTTTCCAAAGCGCCATTGCGATGGCTCTGCGCAGCGGTCGATGAGGCGCTCGTGGCTTGGGCGCAGGCGACGTGGGGGTTGAGAAGGCGGGGGCAAAAGGCGCGGTTGTTCCGAACAGCTTTGTTCCGACGGCAAGTAAAACTTTTAGCTTGCGTGCCTCATGTGCTAACCTCGCGCCCCGCACACACATGACCGCGATCATCCCTCCCTCGCCGCCGCAGATCACGCCCGCTCGGACGCTTCGAGAACTCATCCACAACTGCGACAAAGATGCGCCGCTTCTGAGTGGCGATCCGCGGTTCGAGGACCTATCGCCCGGACGAGGCGATCGCGTCACCGAGATGATCGCGCGGGACATCGAGGGCCAACGTCCGCGCGAGTTCGTCCACATCGCCTTCGTCAGCCATCGCGGTGCAGGCAAGAGCACCGAAATCCGGCGCATCGAAAGCCTCACGGCCGGGCATTGTCAGGCGGTCTATTTGGAAGCGACCGTCGAGATGGATCCCATGCGCATCGAAGCCGAGGATCTTTTGCTCAACATGGCGTTGGCCGTCGAGCGCGAAATGCGCCGCATCGGAAAACCGCTTCCGAAAGATCTGCTGGACCGCGTGGAAAAGTGGTTTGCCGACGCCGTGAAAACCACGAATTGGGCCACCAACTACAATGCGGAGATCGCCGCCGGGGCCGAAGGCAAGATCGAAATCCCGTTTCTTGGCAGCTTGTTCGCGCAAACGAGAGCTTTGCTCAAGCACGAAAGCGATTATCGAGCCGAAGTCAAGCAGGTGCTGAAGAAGTATCCGGGCACGTTGCTCCAAAGCGTCAACGAGTTGCTCGACGCCGCACATCGCTTGCTCGGGGATCGGCGCATTTTGATCATCGTCGACAACTTGGATCGATACGACCCATCGATCATCGACAACCTGCTCGTCGTCGGCGCGGATCGCATTCGCGCCATGCGTTGTCACCTCATTTTGACGCCGCCGATCAGCCTCTTGCTCCAGCCACGTTCCGCGCAGCTCGAAGAATGTTACGATTGTTATGACCTGTTCACGGTGCGCTTGCGCCGTCCTGATCAACGCTACGACGAATTCGATGGTCCGGGACGTGATTTGCTGGAAAAGACATTGGCCAAGCGGATCGATTTGGGCGTCATGATCCCTGACAACGAAATTCGCGACCGCTTGATTGCAGCAAGTGGTGGGGGCATTCGCGAGCTGCTCGAATTGGTGCAGTCGTCGGCGCGGTATGCATCGGGCGAAGTGATTGGCGAAGCCGACGCGGAGCGGGCCATTTCGCGTCGCAAACAACGCCTGCGGGACCAGATCAACATCAATGGTTGGTGGCCGACGTTGCGTGACATAGCGGAGACGAAACAGGTCTCGCATGACAAGCATTGTCTGGACGTCCTGTTTCATCGTTTGGCGTTCAAGTACAATGGCGATGGCTGGTACGACGTGCACCCGCTGATTGCGGAGCTTCCGGAATTCAGGCCGCCTGCATGAGTCGCGCTCCCGAATCGATCCTCGGCGCCGAGGATGGTGCTGCGTACCGGCGATTTTTGGAATGGTCGCCTGGGGCGGGATTCGATTTGGCCATCATCAAAGTGGCTCTTCCCGTGAAACGCGATGCGCTCATCGCGTGGACGCGTGAGCAGATTCCCGGGGCGAGGGAGATTGATTTGCGGCAAGTGGGGCCCGAGCGTTCGCGTTTATGGGATTTGTTGCACGCGGCAGCGCACGATCGTGGCGCGACAATGTTGATTTTATATGGGCTCGAGGAATCTGCCGTGCGCGAAAGGCTTCTAGCGCAGCTCAACGTCGAGCGTGATGAATTGGTGAAGACGTTTGCATTGCCGTGGATCTTGTTCGTGCATCCGACGGTGTATCCGGAGTTGATGCAGAAGGCGCCGGACTTCATTGATTTTGCGGGGGTGTGGCTGGAAGACGCGCACCTTGTAACACCGGCGCTGTCGAAGATGCCCGTCGCGCGCACGGAAGCGGCTGCGGGGGAAATGGCGATTGGAACACCCGAGGCAAGGGATCTGCTGACCGAGGCGGCGCTGGCGATTGCCTTATGGCGTCTCGATGAAGGTCGAGATTTGCTCGCTCGGTATGGACTGGAGCATCCGAGCACTGCGCCGGAAGATCTGGATGGCACTCTCGCAAAGTGCTTGGGGGCATTGATCGACAACCGATTCGAGGAAGCATTACGTCTCTTGCAGGAGAACCTCCTTCCGGCACTCGAGCGCCTTGAGAACGAGCGAGCCGTCACGATGATGTATGTGGCGCGAATTCTTCACCAACGCGGCGAGCTGGATGAAGCATTGTGGATTTTGAGGGAATATGTTCTTCCAATTTTCGATCGCTCGGGGAAAGAGCGCCCGCGAGCCATTGCGCTGTCGCTTGTGGCGGACGTTCTGTTTGCGCGCAGCGACTATGACGAAGCGTTGCGCATCCTCCGGGAAGAAGCACTTCCGGTGATCGAGAAGTTGGGCGATGTGCGTTTACGGGCAGTGACGCTGGGGAAAATGGCAGACGTTCTGCGAGCGCGCGGTGACTATGACGACGCATTGCGTAGTCTTCGAGAAGAAGTACTTCCAATATATGAAAAACTGGGTAGGTTGCGTGACCGAGCGGTGATGTTGGGAAAAGTGGCGGACGTTCTGCAAGCACGCGGTGACTATGACGACGCGCTACGCATCCGTCGGGAAGAACAACTTCCCATATACGAGAAGGTGAGGGATGTGCGTGAGCGGGCGGTAACGATGGCGGAAATCGGCTCGATCTTGTACTCACGCGATGAGATGGATGAAGCGTTGCGCATCCTTCGGGAAGAAGTGCTTCCGGTGTACGAGAAGCTGGGGGATGTGCGTTCGTTGCTCGTCGGTCGCACCAACCTAGCTACGATGCTCGCGACCCGCGGTCGCGCGGAGGACGCCCCCGAAATCGTTCGTCTCCTGGCTTTGGCTTTCGCGGATGCGCGACGGTTGCGCCTGCCCCCTGACGTGCAGCATATCGAAACCCTCATCCGCGAGCTGGGCCTCGACCCCCACGCCCCACCCTTCGTGTAACCGCACCCAAAACTTGGCCTCCCCCTCCTCTCCTCACCCACACTCAGCTCCACAACTTTCTTGCTTTCCATTGTCTGCCAGCATAACGTCGCACCTCGCATGTACGACCCGGACATGCAGGGAGGTGAGCTGGTTCGATGGACGCGACACTTTCGGCACTCTTGCAGTTCTATGTCTTCTCGACCGGTCGGCGCATTTTCGCGTTGACGCAAACCAAAGGCATTGCGACCGAGCTTGGTCACACGGCGCTCGCGAATCATTGCGACGATGCCATGACGCACGACAGGGAAACGCTCCGAATCGAGTCGCAGTGGGCGAGCGACAAGGGTGCAACGCAGTATGCGCCCGAAGCCAAACAAGTGGACATCCTCGTCGATGTCGCGCTTGGTGCCTTGCGTGACTCGCTCGACGCCGACGCCCGTGATGCCGCCCCCGGTGACGCCGTGGGCGCTGCCGCGGCCAAATTGCTGCAAACGCTCTTTCCGAAGGGCCTGAACGCCGTGACGAATGCTCCTTTCGTCGAGCAACTGGCCGAAGTGCAGCGAATCATCGCTTGTTTGCAGTCGCCCGAATGGACGGCCATCGTGAACGACTTGGGGCTCGGGCGGCGCGTCGCGCGCTTGGTGGAGCTGGAGAAGCGGTATGCCGATGCGATCGCGCAGTCGCCCAAGGGCAATACCACGTTTGGCGACGTCAAGGATGCTCGGACCAAGGGCCAACAGCTCATGCTCCAAGCGGTCGCGATGATCCTGGGGCTTCACCCGTCGGATTCGGAGGCCGACCTGGCCGCGAGGGGCAAGCTGCTCGGGCCGATCCTCCGGCAGAACGATGCGATCCGCGCGTATCTTCGGGCGCGCCGGAGCATCGAGGACGTCAACCCCGACACGGGGACCGTGCTGACCCCCCCGGATGCCGTGCAACCCCCGCCCGATCCGGCCTCGCAGGGCAACGGCTGACATCCGAGCCTGCCCGAAGGCCCTCGGCAAGGTCACCTTTTGCCATCGCGGCCTCGACCAAGGCCCGGGGGGGGGGGGGGGGGGGGGGGGGGGGGGGGGGGGGGGGGGGGGGGGGGGGGGGGGGGGGGGGGGGGGGGGGGGGGGGGGGGGGGGGGGGGGGGGGGGGGGGGGGGGGGGGGGGGGGGGGGGGGGGGGGCCGAAAAACACGGGGAGAAAAGGTTGCACACCTACGGCACCACCAAAACCGGCGTTCGATGCACTCGCCGACCCCTCGATGAGGGCCCCATGGGGGGGTCGAACCCCCCCTCCGGGGCCACGCCGAGGGGCTCGGTTCGAGGTCGAACGTCGCCTGAGGCCCTCGAAGTGGGCCTTGGCTGGGGGTTGCTCATGAGCGGGGGCCCTCGGCGTGCAGGTTGGGGGGTGGTTGGGTCTGGTGGTGATTGCGCCAGCGACCCGTGGCCAGCGCAAGCTTCTGGATGGTGGCAAATGCGCGCTTGAGCGCGTCAGTTCGACGACAGCGCTTCCAACAGCATTTGCAATTCCACGGCGACGATCGGCTCCAGCAGCGGATCCGCGGCAAGCGCGGGATCACGGCTGCCCGCCACGATGGCGTCGAGGGCGCGTAGGATGGCTACCCATTCGGGCAGGTCATCGGGCGCATCGGATGCATGCACCTGCTTCATCAGCGCTGCCGCGGCCTCGGGGCCTTGCTGCTGGAGCAACGCACCCACCGCGACGACAAGCCGTGTCGGCCCATTCATCGCCTCGCCGCCCGCATCACGGTACGCCCGGTACGTCTCCATGGCTTGCGCCCGCGCGTTAGCGGCTGCTTTGGCATTGCCCGCGTCGCGTTCAACGTCTGCCAGCGACGACCACGTCTTCCATGGTTCGGCGGCGTGACCGATTTGCATATCGATGCGCGTGGCAATGGTGAGCGCCTCGCGCGCTTCGTCAAGCCGGTTCAGTTTGCGGAGCGTGTCGCCGAGGTTGTATAGAAACAGGGACGCACTCGCAACATCGCCCAACGTCTCATACAGGGCGACCACTTGCCGATACAACGCGACCGCGTCTTCCAAGCGGCCTTGCTCATGGTACAGGTTGCCGAGCTGCCCCAACGTTCCGGCCTCCCCCGCGCGGTTGCCAAGCGAAACCGTGAGGCGCAGCGATTCTTTGTACGCATGCTCGGCCGCGGCGAAGTTGCCCGCTTCCTGGTGAACTATCCCGATTTGATGCCACGCAATCGCCACGCCGGCCGGCTCGCCGAGCGCTTCGAATTGGCGTCGGTTCTCCTGCCACAGCTCCAATGCCTCCCCAAAGCGCCGCTGCATCAGGCGCACCGTGCCGAGTTGGCCGCGACCCGTCGCGACAGCACGCTTGTCGCCACGCTTCTCATGGAGCCCGATGGCCTGCTCATACTTCGCCGCCGCTGCATCGAGCTGCCCCAGCGCACGCAGCGCGTCGCCCCGCTCTTTAATACACACATTCTCCATTCGTACCGCATCCGTATCGCCCGCCGCGGCCAGCGTTGCAAACCGCGTCCGCGCTTCCTCCAGGATGCCGAGCGATTCTTGGGAAGCATGGCCTTCCTTGAGCACACGTCCGAGCTGGGCCCACGCCATCGCGCGATCGTACGCTGCTTCGGGATATACGTCGCCGGCCGCTTCGGCTTGATCACGCAACCGCTTGGCCGCGTCAAACGCCCCCCGCATGTTGCGCACTTCCAAGAGGCGATCGACATGTTGCGCTTCGGCACTGAACCGCGCATGGCTCCACGCCGGTAGCAGCTTCGTGAGGGCCTCGCGCACCGTGCGCACGCGGGAAAGCGCGCGCGGTTGGCCGATTTTGGAGACAAGCTGTTCTAGACTGGTCGCCAATTGCATGGCTGCGTCCACCGACATAATGCTGGCTTTGGCCTGCGCCGCGGTTGCCTCCAAGGCGTCGAGCAAGTCCAGCAAGGCAATGGTGGTCCCTTGGGCAGCAATGCTGGCGTCCTGGAAATGCTGCTCGTACAAGAACCCCGCAAACGCCCGCATCCCCTCACGCCAGCGCGTTTCCGCCGCGGCACGCGCCGCTGCATCCAGCTCCAGCGCCAACACTTCACCGAGCGCCGGATCGGGCAGCAGATACGCGCCGTTTGCATCGGCCAACCCGAGCGCCACGAGCTGGCGGCACAGCTCCAACGCATCATCCGGCTCGATTTCGAGCACGTGC is a genomic window of Polyangiaceae bacterium containing:
- a CDS encoding PAS domain S-box protein produces the protein MLRFSNHERFLRALFDDAPYGVFVTRPDGRIAACNRHVADMLGYAKEELVDHHFNDFTYPEDRSVGIDALRALLAGQLTHVMLEKRYVRRNGDVLSIHITIGVIRDDNGALEYFITTFDDVTKERQQTQALLESEQRIKGLLEAIPYALFCVNLEGLCVYHKPARDRVHDASRGCVGKRLDEMLPADVTETILDTVAAVLSKNEAFAVDYQISDGESIRYYEAHVAPYGANEAIVLSLDVTDRMEAERDRAEAQAAIIEGQREVLRQISTPLMPIAEGVIAMPLVGPVDRERAQQMLSILMDGVTSHAARTVIIDIAGVPKVDTEVAELLARVTQVVKLLGAEALFAGVRPDVARNIIALGIDLTTFRSAGSFQSAIAMALRSGR
- a CDS encoding tetratricopeptide repeat protein, translated to MSRAPESILGAEDGAAYRRFLEWSPGAGFDLAIIKVALPVKRDALIAWTREQIPGAREIDLRQVGPERSRLWDLLHAAAHDRGATMLILYGLEESAVRERLLAQLNVERDELVKTFALPWILFVHPTVYPELMQKAPDFIDFAGVWLEDAHLVTPALSKMPVARTEAAAGEMAIGTPEARDLLTEAALAIALWRLDEGRDLLARYGLEHPSTAPEDLDGTLAKCLGALIDNRFEEALRLLQENLLPALERLENERAVTMMYVARILHQRGELDEALWILREYVLPIFDRSGKERPRAIALSLVADVLFARSDYDEALRILREEALPVIEKLGDVRLRAVTLGKMADVLRARGDYDDALRSLREEVLPIYEKLGRLRDRAVMLGKVADVLQARGDYDDALRIRREEQLPIYEKVRDVRERAVTMAEIGSILYSRDEMDEALRILREEVLPVYEKLGDVRSLLVGRTNLATMLATRGRAEDAPEIVRLLALAFADARRLRLPPDVQHIETLIRELGLDPHAPPFV